One part of the Parabacteroides distasonis ATCC 8503 genome encodes these proteins:
- a CDS encoding rhomboid family intramembrane serine protease, translating into MITYLIIGITVVLSFICFSNRELFMKLAFIPYRTIRNHEYYRIVTHGFIHADMTHLLVNMFTFWSFGLYIERTFRYMGFGKGAYLALYFGGMIVASLYDLIKRRNDPYYVSIGASGAVSAVLFTSIFLDPWGKILFFAVLPVPGIVFGLLYLAYCQYMAKQTGDNINHNAHFYGAIYGLIFPMLLEPSLLHLFLSQLTFKG; encoded by the coding sequence ATGATTACTTATTTGATTATTGGAATAACAGTGGTTCTCTCTTTTATCTGTTTTAGTAATAGGGAGTTATTTATGAAATTAGCGTTTATCCCATATCGTACGATCCGGAATCATGAATATTATCGTATCGTGACACATGGATTTATCCATGCGGATATGACACATTTGCTAGTGAATATGTTCACGTTCTGGTCATTTGGTCTCTATATTGAACGAACGTTTCGATATATGGGATTCGGCAAAGGGGCTTATCTGGCTCTTTATTTCGGGGGAATGATCGTGGCTTCGCTTTATGATTTGATAAAACGACGTAATGATCCGTATTATGTCTCTATCGGTGCGTCTGGAGCGGTATCGGCGGTTCTATTTACCTCTATATTCCTTGATCCTTGGGGAAAGATCTTGTTTTTCGCCGTGCTGCCTGTCCCCGGAATCGTATTCGGCTTGCTATATCTGGCCTATTGCCAGTATATGGCGAAACAAACAGGAGATAACATAAATCATAATGCCCATTTCTACGGGGCTATTTATGGATTGATTTTCCCAATGCTGCTGGAGCCTTCGTTATTGCATCTCTTTTTGTCTCAACTTACGTTTAAGGGATGA